Genomic DNA from Thermobifida alba:
CTGGCCAGCATGCCGGTGGCCAGCGGCGCCACGGCCCGCCGCAGGCCCCGGCTGTGGAAGAAGGAGCTCTGCAGCCGCTGGGCGAAGCGCAGCCGTTGGGTCGCTGCGGCGCTGTCCAGGGCCGCGGGCGGGATCACGTGCTCCCTGGCTTCTTCGGGCAGGCGCAGGGCGCGCCGGCGGGCCTGGGTGGGGCGGGCCAGGGCGCGGACCGCGCCGACGGTCAGGGCGGGGGCGAAGGACAGCGCGATCCTCAGCAGTGTGCCCAGGCGGTAGGGCCTGCCCCGCTGCGGGGCGAAGCGCGGGTCGTCCATCAGGCGTGTCAGTGCCGTGGCCGCTCGCGGTCCGTACAGGCGCAGGGTTTCGGGCAGCAGGGCGCGGCCAGTGCGGTGGCGGACGAAGTCGGTCAGGTCCAGGTAGGGCCGGCCTGCTGTGTCCACGATCTGCGGCGGGCCGTCGACGGGGTCGGTGCGGATTCCGCCGAGGTCGGCCACGGCTGCCGCGGCGGCGCGGAACAGTGACATGCCCATCGGGGTGAAGGGGCGGAGCATGCCTTCCAGGTGGCCGAATTCGAGGTAGACGCGCGGCTGGGGCAGGTCGGTGGGCGGCGGCGGGGGGAACAGGGTGGTGATGGGGCGGGACTGCAGCAGCCAGAGGCGGCCGTCGTGGTCGAAGACCCATTCGATGTCCTGCGGTGCGCCGAAGTGCTGTTGGACGCGGCGGCCCGTGGCGTGGAGCCGGGCCAGTTGGGCGGTGTCCAGGCAGCCGGCGGCCGTTCGGGGCGGGTCGGGGCCCAGGACGTGGTGGTCGACGTCGGCTGAGCCGTCGACCACGGTGGTGCCCGGGCCGGGGGCTGCGTCGATGACCGTTTCGGTGCGGCATCCGGTGACCGGGTTGGCGGTGAACAGCACTCCGGCGGTCCGGGCGTCCACCATGCGTTGGACGATGACGGCCATGGCGGCGGAGTCCTCGTCGATTCCGTTGGCCCGGCGGTAGGCGACGGCTCGCGGGGTGTGCAGGGACGCCCAGCAGGCGGTGACGGCGTCGACGAGCGCGTCGGGGCCGGTCACGTCGAGGAAGGTGTCCTGTTGTCCGGCGAAGCTGGCGTCGGGCAGGTCCTCGGTGGTGGCGCTGGAGCGTACCGCGACCGGTCCGCCGCCCAGGTCCCGGTAGGCGGCGAGCAGTTCGCCGGTGGGGACGGCTCCCTCCCGGTGGGCCCGGGTGGTCAGGCAGAATCCGGCGGGGACCGTCTCGCCTGCGCTGAGGAGTTCCCCGAGCCCGGCGGCCTTGCCGCCCACCAGGTGGGCCATGCGGGCGTCCACCCGGGCGAGGTCGACGATTCTCATCCGGTGTCCTCTCCGCGGCCCCGGCCGGATCCCGGGGGGCGGCTGGCCGCTCGCCTGGTCGCAGGCGGTGTTGCGGCGCGGTCCCGTGCCCGCCCGGTGGCCGTGCCCGGCAGAGGGGCGGGCCTGCCGCTGGTTGTCTGCGGTCCCGGTGGTGCGGGTGCGGCCACCAGGGGCAGAGGCGCTCCCTCCTGTCGGGGCCTCTCCCCCGCCGTGCTGCCGGGCCCCTGCTGGGTCTCTCTTTGTCTCCTTCCCCCGGGGAGGGAGAACTCCCCTTTTCTCTGCCCAAGGGGTTCCTGTTCATCGGCTTCATCGGTGTCCGGGGGGTCGTGGGAGCAGTCCGGGCCCGCCCGGGGCGTGGGACGGGGGTGCGGTGCTCCGGTGGATGCGGTCGCCGCCCCGCCCCCTGCGCCGCAACCGTCCGCCGCCCGTTGCCAGGACCGGAGTGTGCCGCGGCCCCGGCCCGGTTCCCCTGTTGGTGCGGCGCACCGCGGGCACGCCGCACCAACAGGGCCGGGCGTGTCACAGGGGGACAGCGGTGGCCTGCAGGTCCAGTCGTGTGCCCTGCCACCGGTCGCGCAGCCGGCGGTCGTGGCTGACGACCACGAGGGTGCCCGCGTAGTCGGCGAGGGCGGCCTCCAGCTCCTCCACGAGGGCGGGGGACAGGTGGTTGGTGGGCTCGTCGAGCAGCAGGACGTCCGACGGCTCGCTGACCAGGCGCGCCAGGGCCAGGCGCTGCCGCTGCCCGGTGGACAGGCGGGCGACGGGCACGGTGAGCTGGTGGCGGTCGAACAGGCCGAGGGACAGCAGGTGCTCGGCGTGCCGGGCAGCGTCCCCGGTCCGTCCGCGGGCGAAGGCGGCCAGCACCGTCTCGTCCGGCCGGTCGTGCCGTGGCTCCTGCGGCAGGTAGCCGATCCTGCCGCGGCGGGTGACGGTTCCGCCGTCCGGGGCGAGGTGTCCGGCCAGGACACGCAGCAGGGTACTCTTCCCCGCCCCGTTGGGCCCGGTCACGAGGAGGCGTTCGCCGGCCGTGACGGTGAGGCTGGTACGGCCGAGCCGGCCCGTGACGGTGACGTCGGCGGCGTCGAGGACGACGCCCTGCAGGCGGTCGGCCCGCAGGGCGGGGGTGAACCGCAGCGGTTGCGGCGGGGGCGGTACCGGGTCCGCGAGGAGGCGGCGCAGCCGCTCCTCGGCGGCGCGCACCCGGCTGGCCAGGGACTGCTGCACCCGCCCGCCTGCCCGGTCGTAGGCCATCTTGTTGCCGTCCTTCCTCGCCCGGCCGGGGGCCACCCGGCGGGCGGTGGTCGCGGCGGCCTCGCGCAGCCGCTCGACCTCGGCCTGCCAGCGGGCGTGGGCCTGGGCCCAGCGCTGCCGGGCCGCCGCCTTCTCGGCGAGGTAGCCGGAGTAGCCGCCCGAGTAGCGGGCGACGGTGCGCCGGTCCGCGTCCACTTCCAGCAGGCTGGTGGTGACGCGTTCGAGGAAGACCCGGTCGTGGGAGACGGCCACCGTGGTGCCGCGCCGGGTGCGCAGGTGCTCCTCCAGCCAGTTCAGGGCGCTGTCGTCGAGATGGTTGGTGGGTTCGTCCAGCAGCAGGACTTCGGGGTTGGCCGCCAGGACGGCGGCCAGGCGCAGCCGGGCCTGTTGGCCGCCGGAAAGGCTGCCCACGGTGCGGTCGCGCGGCACGCCTCCCAGGCCGAGGCCGTGCAGGGCGCGGTGGACCCGGGCGTCGGCCTCGTAGCCTCCGCGTAGTTCGAACAGGGTCATCAGCTCGCCGTACTCGGCCATGCCGGAGTGGTCGCCGGCGGCCATCGCCGCTTCCAGGCGGCGCATGCGCTCCTCGATGGCGCGCAGGTCGGCCAGTGCGTGGTCGATGGTCTCCTGGACGGTGGCGTCGGGAGGCAGTTGCCCGTCCTGGGGGAGGTAGCCGACGCCGCCTTCGGCGTGGAGGACGACCTCCCCCTGGTCGGGCTGTTCGTGTCCGGCGAGCAGGCGCAGCAGCGTGGTCTTGCCGGATCCGTTCTCGCCGATGATGCCGGTGCGTTCACCTGCGGCGAGTGAGCAGGTCACCGAGTCGAGGACGGGGCGGCCGTCGAAGGACTTGCTGACGGCGAGTGCGGTGATCTGGGTGGTCATGGAGGCGCTCCGAAGCATGCGGGGACGGGGTGGCCGTCACGGACGGCGGGGCGGGAGGGGTGCTTCGGAGGAACATCGGCAACCTCATTAATGCGACAACTGTTGCATTAATGAGGCTGCCATGTCGTTCGCCGGTACCGCAACCGGTTTTCGGGTGCCGCCGCTCACCACTCCGCAGGCCCGTACCGGTGCGGGCCGGGCGGCGGCCTCCGGCACCGGCGGGGTCTTCACCGGGACCGGGTGGGGTGCGCGGCGGTGTTCGCGGCCTGCAGGGCCCCCGTCCTGCGGGCCGCCCGGTCGCACCGTCGGCCGCGGGGTGTGCTGCCCCGGGGGCATCCAGGCGCCGGCTCACGCGCCGCTCCCCAACGCCCCCGGTGTCCACGGCCGGTGCGGGCCGGCCCGTCAGGTGTCGCGGCGGGGAGCCCAGGGGGTGGTGGGCTGGAGGACGGCCTCGCTCAGGGCTCGGGTGCGCAGTTCGGTGATCTTCTGGTACTCGGGGTCGGCGACCATGCGGCTGAACGCCTCCCGGCTGGGGTAGCGGACGACCAGGACCGCGTCCCAGGCCTGTCCATCCTCGGCGACCAGGGGCGTGTCACCGTCGCCGGCGTAGAGCAGTTCGGCTCCGTACCGTTGCAGGAAGCGGCTCGCCTGTCGGCTGTACTCCTCGTAGGAGGGGCGGCCGCCGGGGGCGAAGCGCAGCAGGTTCAGCATGACGACGGGGCCGCCCGGGTCCTCCTTCAGCAGACGTGCGAGGTCGGCGCCTGTGGGGTCGACTGCCATGTGGGCTCCTTGTCGTGGCCAGCGGCTCGGCGGCTGGCGTCGGCGGTATCGGGGCGGCAGAAGTGTAGACGGGTTCCCCCACTTTCGCATACCGTCCGGTCGGTACATGAGGGGTGGCGGTTCGCCCAGGTCAGCCGCAATACTCCCGAAAGAAGGGCAGACGAATCGCTCTTACCGGGGTTTTCTCCACGAAACGAGCCGACCGGCAGAACGGGAAGCGGAGTGCGGTTGCGCCGCCCCCTTACCGCAGGCGTGAATCTCCTGGCCCGACGATTCTCCTTTGGCTTCCCCCACCGCCCCGGGAGTTCCCGAACTCCTCCTCACGCACCCGCCCCACTCCCCCACCCCGCTCCGCTCCCAGACCGGACATCCCCCTGTTCACCAGGCACGATACCCGCACCGAGGAGAACGGGGACGATGATCGGCCGCAACCGATCCCGCACCTCATCCCATGACCGGACACCGCCGCAAACCAGCCCATCCCGCCCGATCCTCCCTTTTTTCTGCGCGGTCGAATGACCTCCCCTCCCGGCAGCCGGCCGGCACCGCGGCCGTATCCTTCTGCACAGCCATCAGACTTTTATTCGCGCCGCCACCGGGAACAAGATGGGAAGCAAAAGAAAAATCCTTCTCCGGAAGCCGAGCGATGGAAGTCTCTCCCCTTGTCCTGACCGAAGACCGCTTCCCCACCGGACTGCCCGGACGGCGCGTCCCCGTCCGTGTCGAACAGCCCAGCGCCCAGCGGCCGTGGGGCATGGACCAGGCCCGGCCCCCGCTGGCCGTCCCCCGCGCGGGCCGGCACGAGAAGCCCACCACCACCCGCGAGGAGACCGTGCCCACCCAGTACAGCGAGGACAGCGAGGTGCGGCCCGACGACTACACCCAGACCGTGACCGACTGATGCGCGAAGGCCCGACGGTGCTGGTGCTGGCCCCCGACGACGACGGAGAAGCCGGACGGGTGAGTGCACGGCTCGCCGAACGCGGCGTCGCCTGCTTCCGCCTGGACACCGCCGCCTTCCCCACCGCGTGCACGGTCACCGCCGAACTGGGCCCCTCCGGGTGGCACGGCACCATCACCACTCCCGAGGGGACCCTGGACCTCTCCGAGGTCGGCGCGGTCCTGTACCGCCAGCCCAGCCCGTTCGGCCTGCCCGCCGGACTGAACGCCTCAGAACGCCGCTTCGCCCAAGTCGAGGCCCGCTTCGGTCTGGGCGGGCTGCTCGCCTCCCTGCCCGCGCGGTGGGTGCCCGGCACTCCCGGCCGGGTCGCCGACGCCGAGTACAAGCCGCTGCAACTGGCCGCGGCCGTGCGCTGCGGCCTGCTTCCCCCGCCCACGCTGGCCACCAACAGCCCCGAGGCCGCCCGGTCCTTCACCGCCCGCCACGACGGCGGAGCCGTGTACAAGGCGTTCATGCACAAGGTCGTCGCCGACGACGGCCGGGTCTCCCTCATCTACACCAGCCCGCTCGACCCCGCGTCGGTCGACGGGCGGGTCGCCTCCACCATGCACCAGTTCCAGGCCAACCTGGCCGCCCGCAAGCGTTTCGACGTCCGCGTCCTCGCCAGCCGCCGCCGGCACGCCGCCGTCGCGATCACCTCGCCGGACCCGCGGGCCCGGCAGGACTTCCGCAGCCGCTACGACACCCTCACCTACCGTCCCGTCGACGTGCCGCCGCAGGTCGCCGAGGGCTGCCGCCGCTATCTGCGCCTGCTGGAGCTGCGGCTCGGCGTCTTCGACTTCTGCGTCACCGACGACGGGCAGTGGCACTTCCTGGAGTGCGGCCCCGGAGCGCAGTGGGCGTGGCTGGAGGAGGAGGCCGGGCTGGTGATGGGTGACCTGGTCGCCGACGCGCTACTCGAGGAGCTGCCATGACCGCCCCGCCCGTTCCCGAATGGCGACTCCTGCTGAGCGCCCTGGCCGACACGCTTCCCGAGGAGGTGCTGGCCGACCCCGGGTGGCGCCGCGCCTTCCTCACGGTCCCCCGGCACGTCTTCGTGCCCGGCTTCTACACCGACGAGCGGCCCCGCCCCCGGTGGGTCAGCCTCGACGACCCGTCCTGGCTGCCGCGCGTCTACTCCGACACCTCCCTGGTCACCCAGATCCGGCGGCATCCCGACGACCCGCACAACTGGTGGCCCACCTCCTCCAGCAGCCGCCCCTCCCTCATGCTGGCCATGCTGCATGCCCTCGACGTCGCCGACGGCATGCGGGTGCTGGAACTGGGCACCGGCACCGGCTACAACGCCGCGCTGCTGGCGGCCCGCCTCGGCGAGGACGCCGTGGTCTCCGTCGACATCGACCCCGCCCTGGTGGCGGCGGCCCGGGCCCGCCTGGCGCGGCTCGACCTGCACCCGCGCGTCGCCGTGGCCGACAGCGCCGGAGGGCACCGCGCCGGAGCCCCCTACGACCGGGTGATCGCCACCCACTCGGTGGAGCGGGTCCCCTACGCCTGGGTGGAGCAGACCCGGCCCGGCGGCGTCATCCTCGTCGACCTCCGGTCGGTCGGCAACGCCCGCGTGGGCCGTATCGCCCGGTTGACCGTGCACGACGACGGCACCGCCACCGGCGACTTCCGCGCGCTCCTCGGCGGGTCGTTCATGCCGGCCCGCCGCGAGGTCGCCGTGCCCGACCGGCGGCTGCTGCCCGCCCGCGACCTGCGCGAGGCCGCCACCCGGCCCAGCGAGCTGGGCGCGGACGTCCTGGCCGACCCGGACCTGGCGTTCGCGCTGTGGGCGGCCGAGCCCGACATCAGCTTCGTCCCGTTGGGCACGCAGACGCTGCTGTTCACCCCCGACGGCTCGTGGGCGAGCGCCCCGCAGGTCCCCGGCGAGGTCCAGGTCGCCGGGAAGTGCGACCTGTGGCGTTCGGTGGAGGAGGTGCACGCCTCCTGGGTGGCGGCGGGCCGCCCCCGCGTGGAGGACCACACGATCACCGTGACCGAGCACGAGCAGCGCATCGAGGCGTGAGGTCAGATCGTGGCGCGGATGCGCGCGTCGTAGGCGGCGTGCGGTTCCAGGCCCACGGCGGCGCGGCGCTCGTCCAGCCTCTCGGGGTCCTCCACCTCGTACATCCGCACCCCGCCGTCGGGCAGGCGCAGGTACTGGGTGCCGTAGCGCTGCGGCATCCCCTCGTGGCAGCGGACGCGGTCCTCCAGGTAGGCGAGTTCGGCGGCGTCGGCCTCGCCCGCGGCGACCGCCTCGCGCAGCAGCGGCAGGCAGCGCTGCTGCAGGTCGTGCGGGGCGTGCTGGACCAGCAGCCACGCGGCGTGCGCGCCGTCCTGGCCCACCAGGGCGCGTCCCGGCCAGCCGTGCTCGTCGACAATGGCGCGCAGCCACGCGGCGTTGTCCTCGTCGACGGGGGTGACGACCCGCTGCCACTGCTCGGGGTCGCGGCCGACCGGCACGGCCCTGCGCGCCTGGGTGTCGCGGCGCGCCCGCTCCAGCAGTTCCTCCCGCAACCGTGTCGACGGGGTGGGGGTGTGGTCGTGCATCGTGCGTCCTTCCTGGAAAAGGGTCCTGGGAGTGGTCACCTTGCCACG
This window encodes:
- a CDS encoding PEP/pyruvate-binding domain-containing protein, encoding MRIVDLARVDARMAHLVGGKAAGLGELLSAGETVPAGFCLTTRAHREGAVPTGELLAAYRDLGGGPVAVRSSATTEDLPDASFAGQQDTFLDVTGPDALVDAVTACWASLHTPRAVAYRRANGIDEDSAAMAVIVQRMVDARTAGVLFTANPVTGCRTETVIDAAPGPGTTVVDGSADVDHHVLGPDPPRTAAGCLDTAQLARLHATGRRVQQHFGAPQDIEWVFDHDGRLWLLQSRPITTLFPPPPPTDLPQPRVYLEFGHLEGMLRPFTPMGMSLFRAAAAAVADLGGIRTDPVDGPPQIVDTAGRPYLDLTDFVRHRTGRALLPETLRLYGPRAATALTRLMDDPRFAPQRGRPYRLGTLLRIALSFAPALTVGAVRALARPTQARRRALRLPEEAREHVIPPAALDSAAATQRLRFAQRLQSSFFHSRGLRRAVAPLATGMLASRIAALLLSGAADSGEVDAVLRGMPHNVTTEMDLRLWQLAAHAHEHRGLLLHTPPAQLAERHRNGTLPDIGLTAFLDAYGHRGAAEVDVGVPRWAEDPAPLFAALANYLRLTDPEQAPDRRFAEAARQAEAALTRLTRRARTTRPVRARLAHFLLRRARALAGLRELAKFSWLHPLAESRRQLLAAGQELAARGLLDRADDIMFLHLREAYAAAAGEDLRDLVARRRATHEREARRRRVPGLLLSDGTDLEALAPSGPAPDGALVGTAAAPGVASGPARVVLDPAGARIEPGEILVAPTTDPGWTPLFLTAAALVTETGSPIAHGPTVAREYGIPAVICVPDATRTVATGQRITVDGAAGTVRIDD
- the abc-f gene encoding ribosomal protection-like ABC-F family protein, with translation MTTQITALAVSKSFDGRPVLDSVTCSLAAGERTGIIGENGSGKTTLLRLLAGHEQPDQGEVVLHAEGGVGYLPQDGQLPPDATVQETIDHALADLRAIEERMRRLEAAMAAGDHSGMAEYGELMTLFELRGGYEADARVHRALHGLGLGGVPRDRTVGSLSGGQQARLRLAAVLAANPEVLLLDEPTNHLDDSALNWLEEHLRTRRGTTVAVSHDRVFLERVTTSLLEVDADRRTVARYSGGYSGYLAEKAAARQRWAQAHARWQAEVERLREAAATTARRVAPGRARKDGNKMAYDRAGGRVQQSLASRVRAAEERLRRLLADPVPPPPQPLRFTPALRADRLQGVVLDAADVTVTGRLGRTSLTVTAGERLLVTGPNGAGKSTLLRVLAGHLAPDGGTVTRRGRIGYLPQEPRHDRPDETVLAAFARGRTGDAARHAEHLLSLGLFDRHQLTVPVARLSTGQRQRLALARLVSEPSDVLLLDEPTNHLSPALVEELEAALADYAGTLVVVSHDRRLRDRWQGTRLDLQATAVPL
- a CDS encoding methyltransferase domain-containing protein, with protein sequence MTAPPVPEWRLLLSALADTLPEEVLADPGWRRAFLTVPRHVFVPGFYTDERPRPRWVSLDDPSWLPRVYSDTSLVTQIRRHPDDPHNWWPTSSSSRPSLMLAMLHALDVADGMRVLELGTGTGYNAALLAARLGEDAVVSVDIDPALVAAARARLARLDLHPRVAVADSAGGHRAGAPYDRVIATHSVERVPYAWVEQTRPGGVILVDLRSVGNARVGRIARLTVHDDGTATGDFRALLGGSFMPARREVAVPDRRLLPARDLREAATRPSELGADVLADPDLAFALWAAEPDISFVPLGTQTLLFTPDGSWASAPQVPGEVQVAGKCDLWRSVEEVHASWVAAGRPRVEDHTITVTEHEQRIEA
- a CDS encoding DUF6624 domain-containing protein, encoding MHDHTPTPSTRLREELLERARRDTQARRAVPVGRDPEQWQRVVTPVDEDNAAWLRAIVDEHGWPGRALVGQDGAHAAWLLVQHAPHDLQQRCLPLLREAVAAGEADAAELAYLEDRVRCHEGMPQRYGTQYLRLPDGGVRMYEVEDPERLDERRAAVGLEPHAAYDARIRATI
- a CDS encoding DUF1330 domain-containing protein, whose translation is MAVDPTGADLARLLKEDPGGPVVMLNLLRFAPGGRPSYEEYSRQASRFLQRYGAELLYAGDGDTPLVAEDGQAWDAVLVVRYPSREAFSRMVADPEYQKITELRTRALSEAVLQPTTPWAPRRDT
- a CDS encoding MvdC/MvdD family ATP grasp protein, producing MREGPTVLVLAPDDDGEAGRVSARLAERGVACFRLDTAAFPTACTVTAELGPSGWHGTITTPEGTLDLSEVGAVLYRQPSPFGLPAGLNASERRFAQVEARFGLGGLLASLPARWVPGTPGRVADAEYKPLQLAAAVRCGLLPPPTLATNSPEAARSFTARHDGGAVYKAFMHKVVADDGRVSLIYTSPLDPASVDGRVASTMHQFQANLAARKRFDVRVLASRRRHAAVAITSPDPRARQDFRSRYDTLTYRPVDVPPQVAEGCRRYLRLLELRLGVFDFCVTDDGQWHFLECGPGAQWAWLEEEAGLVMGDLVADALLEELP